ATCAAATCTCAATACCAAGCTATAGTAAAGGTTCACGGGGTCTTTCCGTCTAACCACAAGTAATCGGCATCTTCACCGATACTTCAATTTCACCGAGCTCCACGTTGAGACAGCGTCCAAATCGTTACACCATTCGTGCGGGTCGGAACTTACCCGACAAGGAATTTCGCTACCTTAGGACCGTTATAGTTACGGCCGCCGTTTACTGGGGCTTAAATTCAATGCCTCGCTTTTACACTAACATCTCCTCTTAACCTTCCAGCACCGGGCAGGTGTCAGTCCCTATACTTCTCTTTACAGATTTGCAGAGACCTGTGTTTTTGGTAAACAGTCGTTTGGACCATTTTTATGCTACCTAATCTCTTAGGTCGTACTTATCCCGAAGTTACGTACGTATTTTGCAGAGTTCCTTAACGTGGATTCTCTCGCGCGCCTTAGAATTTTCATCCCACCTACCTGTGTCGGTTTGCGGTACGGTCCCTCATAGCCTAACCTTAGAAGTTATTTCTTGGCACCTTGACTACCTACATTTCATGTTGCCTAAACAACACTCATCATCACATCTCAGCTCTCTTAGCGGATTTTCCTACTAAAATCAACACCTTAATGCTTAAACTAGGACTACCATCCCCTAGCAGTAGTTAACCTCATGCGTCACTCCAATCGAAACTATAAGAGGTACGGGAATATTAACCCGTTTCCCATCGACTTCACTTTTCAGCTTTGCCTTAGGGGCCGACTAACCCTGGGAAGACGACCTTCACCCAGGAAACCTTAGGTTTTCGGCGAATGGGGATCTCACCCATTTTTTCGTTACTCATACCTGCATTCTCACTTCTGATACCTCCATCAAACTTCTCAGTTTAACTTCTCAGGCTTACAGAACGCTCCCCTACCACTCTAATCTAAATTAAAGTCCAAAGCTTCGGTAATGTGTTTAGCCCCGTTACATTGTCGGCGCTTAAGTACTCGACCAGTGAGCTATTACGCACTCTTTAAAGGTATGGCTGCTTCTAAGCCAACCTCCTGGCTGTTTACGTACCTAAACCTCCTTTTCCACTTAACACATTTTTGAGACCTTAGCTGTTGGTCTGGGTTGTTTCCCTCTCGACTATGAACCTTATCGCCCACAGTCTCACTCCTATTCATCATACAATAGCATTCGGAGTTTAACTGAGTTTGGTACCCTTTGACAGGCCCTAGCTCAATTAGTGCTCTACCTCTATTGCACTAAAATAAGGCTGAACTTAAATCCATTTCGGGGAGAACCAGCTATCTCCGAGTTTGTTTAGCCTTTCACTCCTATTCACAGCTCATCCCTGCCTTTTTAAACAGACTAGGGTTCGGCCCTCCACTTGGTTTTACCCAAGCTTCAGCCTGGCCATAAATAGATCACTCGGCTTCGGGTCTACCACATCTAACTAAATCGCCCTTTTAAGACTCGCTTTCGCTCAGGCTCCAGCACTTCTATGCCTTAACCTTGCTAGACATGATAACTCGCAGGTTCATTATGCAAAAGGCACGCCATCACCATGAATAAACCATGGCTCTGACTGCTTGTAAGTCTACGGTTTCAGTTCTATTTCACTCCCCTCCCGGGGTTCTTTTCACCTTTCCCTCACGGTACTCTTCACTATCGGTAGCTTTCTAGTATTTAGCCTTGGAGAGTGGTCTCCCCAGATTCAGACAAGGTTTCTCGTGTCTCGTCCTACTCAGGAACATCCTTAAGAAGATATCTACATTTAAATTACAGGGCTATCACCTTCTATGACTAACCTTTCCAGGTTATTCTTCTATGTAAATATTTTGTAACTTCTCAGCTTATCACAGACTAAGCTTCAAGTGTCCTACAACCCTCTAGATGCAACGCTCTGTAGCTTGACACATCCAAAGTTTAGGCTACTCCCCTTTCGCTCGCCACTACTTAGGGAATCTCTTTGATTTCTTTTCCTCAGGGTACTTAGATGGTTCACTTCCCCTGGTATAGCCTCTACTACACAGTAGTAGATAATTAGCATCTAGCTAATTGGATTACTCCATTCGGTAATCTCGGGATCATAAAATGTTTGCTTCTCCCCCAAGCTTTTCGCAGCTTACCACGACCTTCTTCGCCTTAAAGCTCCTAGGCATCCACCATAGACTCTTTATTACTTTGACCATATTTTTATCTTCCATCTCTATTTTGCCAATCGTTTATACAACATAAATTAATATATACTTTTGCTACTACTATGTCAATACTCTTATAACATTTTTTATCATTAATTTTTCAAAGACACCCTCTCTACTCTAAACTCAAAAATAAAAGCTCTGAGAATAAGCTATTAAATGCTATAATGCATTGAAAGGAGTAAATCATGTATAAAAAAATAATTAATCTAATATTATACTTATCTATTCTAAGTTGCACCTCAACATCAAAAAATATACCCGAAATACCAAAAATCAATGAAGAGAATCTGATTGCAATAATTTCCTTAGAAACAAATACAAATGAGCAAGAAGTTGTCAATTTAAAAAAATATACTGAAGCATATTTACAAGAATTACTAAATTGGCTTGTTACTGCAAAAAAAATAATCGAAAAACACTATCCTGAATTTAAAAACAAAATGATCATAGAAGATAAGCAATTTATGGAAGATGAATTAAAAAACAAACCAGAATACTATAATAAACATTTATTCATCAAAGATGATATTTATGAAAAATATAAATTAACTGAGAAAAAATCACATTTTATTCCACTAATGGATGAAACCTCTATCTTATACAGTAGAGCAGAAAGCATAAAAAATGCTTATGATGAATACCTAACAAAAGAATAAAAATGTTAAATAAAAGACATTTAAAACTTAGATCTTTAAAATAAAATTAATTTGGGAGGGCTTAGCTAACATCGATATCAAGATTAAAAAACTCAATTAAAAACTTTGCAACTCCATCCTTATCGTTATCAAATTTTGTAACCTCGTTATTTGGTAAATTAGTCCTAACAAATTCATTCGCATTTTTCATTACAACTCCCTTTCCAACATTTTTCAACATTTCATAATCATTACCATTATCTCCGAATGCTAAGATATCGCAAAGAGCAACACATTTAAATAAAGCAACATTTTTAACAGCATTATACTTACTAGTATCCGCATGTGTAATTTCTAAAAGATCCTTAGCAGAGAAAAATATACTTATATCTTTAAATTTTTTTTCTATTATTGTATTTCTAAAATTTTCAAGAATAGTGAAATTTTGAGAATAATAAACTATCTTAGAAAAAGAATCCATTTGAAGATCAAATAGGTCAGTAATAATAGGCTTTATTCCTAAATTTTCAATAAAATGATTCATAATTGGACTTCTAATCTCTCTATCAGAATACCAACCCTTAAGAGTATAAAGATTAATATCAATTTCTCCTCTCTCTACCCTAAGAATTTCTCTTACTAAAGAGTAGTCCATCTTATGGCTCAAAATCAGATTGCTCTTAAAAAACACCTCTGCTCCATTGGCTGTTATAATATAACTTTTATCAATTTCAATTTCTTTAAGCTGACTGAGAACATCCTTAATTTCATCCAATCTCCTACCAGTAGCAATCATTATATGAAAATCATTTTTTAATCTTAAGAGAACTTTTAAAGTTAATGGTGTAATTGCATGCCTACTATTAAGCAAGGTTCCATCAAGATCAAAAACTAACATCTTATATTTTTTATAATTAGAATTCATGTATAAATCTCTCTTTTTAAATAAATAATATCATATTTCCATTAGTTATAAACCTAAATCTACCTTGAATTAATTGTCTAAAAAAATTATAATCAAGGTGTTAAAGGTTGCACGAAGTGAGTTAAATATAAATTTAATGAATGATGAAATTTCAACTTTGTTTACAGAAGAAAAAATAAAAAGCAAAATTAAAGAGTTAGCCCTAAAGATTAGAAATGATTACCAAGCTAAGAATAATGTAGTTTTTATATCAATCCTTAAAGGCTCATTTATGTTTTTTGCAGACATTATAAGAGAGATTGGGTTGAATGTGGCGATTGATTTTCTACAAGCCTCAAGTTATGGAAGTGGAGCTTATTCTTCACTAAAGGTATCGATAAAAAAAGATATTGATATTAATATCGAAAATAGTTATGTAATAATTTTTGATGATATTATAGATACTGGATTAACATATAAGAAAATCATTAAACATTTAAAAACTAAGAATCCTAGAGAAATTAAAACTTGTGCCCTTTTCAATAAACCATCTAAGAGATTAACAGAATTAAAGGTAGATTATGTGGGATTTGATATTGACGATCATTTTGTAGTTGGATATGGTATCGATTTCAATGAAAACCACAGAACTTTAAAGGATGTAGCAAAAATAAACAAATAGGAGACAGAAATGTCAATTTATGCGGTTATTGGAACTCAGTGGGGAGATGAAGGAAAGGGAAAGATCATAGATTTTCTCTCAGAAAAGGCAAATTACGTTGTAAGGTTTAACGGAGGAAATAATGCCGGCCATACTATTGTTGCTAACAATAAAAAGTTTATTTTTCATCTATTACCATCTGGGGTTTTGCAAGGATCAAAGTGCGTAATTGGGCCTGGGGTTGTAATTGATCCGCTAGTTTTAATTGAAGAACTTAAAATACTAAGGCAAAATAATATACAAATAGAAATATTTATAAGCGACAAAACTCACATAATAATGCCTTATCATATCAAAATTGACGAACTTAGTGAACAAAAAAAGGACTCTCGCAAAATTGGAACCACTAAGAGAGGCATTGGGCCTTGTTATTCCGATAAAATTAATAGAACAGGCATAAGAGCCGTTGACCTACTTGACATGGAAATTTTTGAAAAAAAACTAAAAATAAATTTAGATGAAAAAAATGCAATTATAGAAAAAATATATAATGACCAACCCTTTAGTTACACTGATATCTTGAAACAGTACAACGAATATATATCAATACTTAAACCTTTAATTACAAACACAGGAGAAATATTAAAACATGCTATGGACGCTGAGGAAACTATTCTAATAGAAGGTGCACAAGGTACAATGCTTGATGTTGAGCATGGTACATTTCCCTTCGTAACATCAAGTAGTACATTAATCGCAGCAGCCGCGGGGTGCGAAATTCCTATTTCAAAGATCAAACACAAGATTGGCATAATAAAATCATTCTCATCAAGAGTTGGCGCAGGACCTTTTGTGAGTGAAATTTTAGATCCTATTGGAGATAAAATTAGAGAACAGGGAAAAGAATACGGATCAACAACAGGAAGACCCAGACGAATTGGTTGGCTTGATCTTTTAACAATAAAAAAATCGGTAACTCTTAACGAATTAAATCACTTAGCCTTAACTAAACTAGACATTCTAAATGACATTAAAGAACTCAAAATTTGTACAGCCTATGAATTCCAAGGAAAGATATACGATTATATACCCACTTCCTGTGAAATATTAGAAAAAGCCAAGCCTATATATAAGACTTTCAAAGGATTTAAAAAAGACATTAGCACTATAAGTTGTTATGAAGACTTACCAATTGAGGCTAGAGAATACATTGAATTCATTGAAAGAGCGGTAGGAGTTCAAATTTCAATTATTTCCCTTGGAGAAGAGAGAAGAAAAACCATTTTTAGGAATAAAGAATGGATCAATATATAAACCCATTAAACTCAAGATATTCAAGTAAAGAAATGCTTTACATTTTTTCACCAAAATTTAAGTACACAACATGGAGAAAATTGTGGTATAACTTGGCCTTAACTCAACAAGAATTGGGCATAGACATTAGCAAAGAACAACTCAATAAATTATTTAAGCATATTGAAAACATTGATTTAAATCTTGTAGAAAAATACGAGAAAAAATTCAAACATGAAGTCATGGCACATCTTTATGCTTATGCCGATTTGATTGGTGATGACGCTAGAAAAATCTTACACCTTGGGGTTACAAGTGCTTATTTAATGGATAACACAGATTTAATTCAAATAAAAGAAGCTCTATTACTTATTAAAAATAATCTTACAAAACTCATTAAAACTTTAAAAGAATTTTCAATAAAGCATAAAGATCTAGCAACACTTGCATATACTCATTTGCAAGAAGCTCAATTAACAACTCTTGGCAAAAGAAGTAGCTTGTGGCTTCAAAGCTTGATTTTTGATTTTGAAGAACTTGAATTCATTTTATCCAACATGTGTTTCAGAGGAGTAAAGGGAACTGTTGGGAGTCAAAGTAGCTTTAGCGAATTATTTTCATCTAACTTTAAAAAGGTCAAAGATCTAGACATAAATCTTGCTAAAAAAATGGGTTTTGATAAAGTTTATAAAATAACTAGCCAAACCTATGACCGTAAATTTGACTCATCTATATTAAACTTTCTGAGTAATCTATCTCAGAGTGCACATAAAATAACCAATGACATTAGATTTATGCAACATCTTAAAGAAATTGAAGAGCATTTTGAAGAGGAGCAAATAGGTTCATCAGCAATGCCTTACAAAAGAAATCCTATTTATAGTGAAAGGGTGGCTTCTCTTGCTAAGTTTATAATGAGCCTACAAGCAAGCGGTGGTTTTATAGCTGCAACCCAATGGCTTGAGAGAACTCTAGATGATTCAGCTTGCAAGAGACTAAATACTCCTCAAGCATTCTTAGCTGCTGATGCTATCTTAATATTATTAAATAAAATATTTAATAATATCAGAGTAAACGAAAAAATTATTGAAACACATGTAAAAATAGAAATGCCATTTATATTAACAGAAGATATATTAATGAAAGCAACCAAAAATGGTGGTGATAGACAAATACTACATGAAAAGATAAGAATTTATTCAATGCAAGTAAGGGAAAGTCTTTATTCAGGGATCACGGCAAACAATTTAATTAAGCTAATCCTTGACGATGCAAGCTTTAGATTAACACCTAAGGATATAGAAGAAGTCTTAAATCCAAATGCAAACATAGGTTTTGCCCCATGTCAAGTTGAAGATTTTATTAAAGAAATGGTTAACCCTATTCTTAAAGAGACATAATGGATTGCTAATATTTAGAAACAAATCTATTTCCCTTTATGTAAAATCTCCAAAGCTTATTTGCATATTCCTCACCTGCATAATTAATATTTATTCTCTTTGAGCACGATATTTCAAAATCAAAAGATATTCCGTTCTTTAAAAAAAGCTCAGAATTATTAATAAGATCTACTTTATTAAACCTTAAATCTATATTTAAGAATTTCGTAAGTTTTCCAGGTCCATTAGTAATTTTTTTATCAGTCTTCACTAAAGGTGAAAGAGGTTCAATCCCTCTTATTAAAACAGCATGGGGATTATTCTCATTAGATGCCACAACATTTAGCATATAATACATACCATAAATCATATAAATATAAGCATACCCACCAATATTATACATAGCGCTTGTACGGTTTGTTATTCTACCTCCATAAGCATGACAAGCTCTGTCTATTACCCCCATATACGCCTCTGTTTCAACAATTTTAGTAATAATTTCCCTGTTATCTATTTTTCTAATCAAAAAGTGCCCAAGCAAAGACTTTGCAAGCACAACGGCATCTTGTATAAAAAACTCTCTATCCATTAGCATAATTTTAAATCAAAATTAAATTCACAACTTATTATAATGATATAAAAAACTAAGCATAATAATTACAAAGCAATGTATAATTATCAAAAAACAAGTCTATATTGACAAACCAAATAAAGTTCAATAAAATTTTAGAAGATAAGTATATTTATAGGGATCATAGCTCAGGTGGTTAGAGCGCAGGTCTGATAAACCTGAGGTCGGATGTTCAACTCATCCTGGTCCCAATTACTAAATTTACAAATTACAACCTACTGCCTCAAAAAAAGCAAGCCTTAAGGCTTGCTTTTTTTTATTTTAATTCTGGCCAATAATCCCTGTTAGCCATAATAAGATCGTCAAGTATCGCCTTAGCAACACTTGCACTAGGTACCATTTTAGACATAGTTAATGCTTGCCACAACTTTAAATATGATTTTTCTACCCAAGCTTCAACTGTAAGTTTCTCAGCAGCAACTTGTTGTTCCATAAGTCCTTTTTGAAACTGAGGGATCTTACCCATACATATACGCTCAGGCCCATTAGAACCAACAATACATGGAACTTCCACCATAGCAGTCGGATCAAAGTTCTCAATAGACCCATTGTTCTCAACAATCAAAAGCATTCTCTCGCCTGTATTAAAAGCTATCGCCCGAGCAAGATCAACAATATAAGATGCATGTTCATCAATCTCAATAGTAGTATCGACAGCCGTATTATTTTTAGCTATTCGCTTACACTCACCAAAAACCTTAGCTTCTCTACCCTCCTTGACTTCTCTAACTCTCGTTTTCTTAGGATCAGTATGTTCAAGCTCATAGTCGCTATACAAATAGTACTTCAAATAAGTATTTGGTAGAGTGCTTGGGTCAAGAGCAGCTACATCTTTAGCTTTACCAAATGTTGAAGTCCAACTTGCGTCAATATGTTGCCCTGATTCAGCCTCTCTTCCTGAAAGATATCCATGTGTTTTTACATGTTCCACAAGTCTTGGCATTAAATTATCGCCGTTTACATGCTTAACTTCGGTCCACCAACCAAAATGGTTAAGGCCGTAGTATCTTACAATCAGCTCTTTTCTAGATTTTAATCTTAAAATATCAATAAATCTATTCTCAATCCCAACCGGCATATCACAAATATTTAATATCTTAGAATTGGGGCGAAGCAATCTTGTAGCCTCAGCAACAATTGCAGCAGGATTAGAATAATTTAACATCCAAGCATGGGGGGAATATTTCTCCATATAATCAACAAGTTCAAGAACCCCCCCAATTGAACGCATACCATAAGCAATGCCGCCAGGTCCGCATGTTTCTTGGCCAACAACACCATGCCTAAGAGGTATTGTTTCGTCAAGTTCTCTCATCTCATATTTACCAACTCTAATATGAGCCATTACAAAATCAACATCAATAAATGCTTCCTTTGGGTCTGTGGTATAAGAAAACTTTACATCAGGATATCTCTCCTTAATTAATATCTTGCAAGCATTACCAACAATAGCCTGACGCTCACTATCAATATCATAAAGCTTGATATTACTAATGGGAAACTCATCAAGATGATCAAGTAGCATTAAAACTATACCTGGTGTGAAGGTACTTCCTCCACCAGCAATTACAATATTAAATTTTTTTTTCATACTTCCTCCTTAACATCTTCAAGTATAGATTCCATCTCCTCCCTTAATATTGGGACATCAAGACCAATAACAATTTGAAAATAATTATCTGTCTTAAATATTCCCTTAACACCATACTTCTTAAAACTCTCATCAGGATGAACTTTATTGACATCTTTAACAGTAACCCTTAGTCTGGTAGCACAATTACTAAGATCCTCAATATTAGCTTTTCCACCCAGCATATGAATTATGCTTAAAGCTTGATGTCTAAATTGATCCCCAATATAATCTTTCCTAGTATGTAATTTAACGGGAGTGTCATCATCCCATCTACCAGGAGTCTTAAAATTAAACTTTAATATTAAGTATTTAAATGAAAAGAAATAAATAACTGTAAAAATACTCCCAATAATAAGCTGTGCAATATAAGGTTCGGGATGATTTCTCCACATAGGAATCCAATTGAGCAAGAAAAAATCAATTAACCCAGTACCCATATTTCCTACAAGTCCAAAAGAATACATAATAGCAGACATCAACCCAGCAAGAACAGAATGTAGGATAAAAAGCATAGGAGCAGCAAAAAGAAATGTGAACTCAATAGGTTCCGTTATTCCATTGATCATTGAAGTAAGAGCTGCAGGTATTAATAATCCTTTTAAAGCTTTTCTCTTATCTTTCTTAGCACTATAATACATCGCCAAAGAGAGACCAAAAACACCAAATACCTTAGAATTTCCATGAAGTGCAAAACCACCACCTGGGAATAATTCTTTAAGAGGAATCGTACTTTGAGAAAATTCTTGAATATGCTCAGCCCAATGCTTTAAAATGCCTTCATCAACAACGGCTGGACCAAATATAAATGGCTGATAGATAAAATGATGAAATCCAAAAGGAATTAAAACTCTCTCTAAGAATGTATAAAGCCAAACACCAAAAGCTCCTGAGTATGCCATCATCTCCTGCAAGCCAGCAATTCCCATTTGCATCTTAGGCCAGACAATACAAAAAATTAATGCTAAAGGTAACATGGTTAAGAAACTTAAAGCCACTATGAAATTACTACCTGAAAAAATTTGCAAATAAGGAGAAACCTTGATATCAAAATATCTATTATGCAAATAAATAATAATACAAGAGACTATAATTGCCCCAAATATGCTAGTATCAAGAGTTTTAATATTAGCTAACATAGTAAGTCCACTTGTTCCACCTGGTTCTACAGAATAATCAATGCCAAAGGTTTGACCATAAAGACTTAAAATAGCCGCAATAAAATAATTAAAGAGTAAAAATGCAAGTAAAGACTCAACACAAGCCCTGCTGGAAGCTTTTTTTACCAAGCTTATTGGTAAAGTAGCTGCAAATAGTAAAGGCATTTGTCTAAAAATTGTCCAACCACCTTCTCCAAGCATCCACCAAAGGTCTCTCCAAGCTCCAGGACCTGCTCCTATTAAAAAAACAGATGATAATCCTACTACCAAACCAAATAGAGCAAAAAATAAAGCAGGAATAACCATTGCACTCCCGAATTTTTGCATTGTTTGTATCATAAATGAGACTCCTATTATTTAACAAAGATAATTATTATTGAAACAATTACCATAAAGATAATATTTTTATTCTAATATTAATTGATTAATTTAATTAATATTAGAATAAAAATATTATCCAAATTTGTCAAGAAAGAATAGTCAAATAAGAAGAGATCCTTAAAGGATCTCTTCTTATTTGACTATTCTTTAGATAAAATTTATTTTTTTTAAATAAACAAAATGGAGGTTAAGGGACTCGAACCCTTGACCCTCGGCTTGCAAAGCCGATGCTCTAGCCAACTGAGCTAAACCCCCCAAATAACAAACTATAAATTACTATAGTACAAAAAAAGAATAAATTCAACAAATTTAAATTAACAATAAAGTAATTTACACGCATTACATACAAAAAGAATAAGAACTCAATCAAACTTGAATACCTATTCTTCTATAGCTAAAAAAGACAAAGGAAGAGTTAAAATCATACTATTCAATTTAAATAATTACTTTCTCTTAGAAAGGAGGTGATCCAGCCGCACTTTCCAGTACGGCTACCTTGTTACGACTTCACCCCCCTCACTAAACATACCTTAGATACCTCCCTCCCTTACGGGTTAGAATAATAGCTTCGGGTATCCTCAACTCGGGTGGTGTGACGGGCG
The sequence above is drawn from the Candidatus Borreliella tachyglossi genome and encodes:
- a CDS encoding alpha-glucoside-specific PTS transporter subunit IIBC, with translation MIQTMQKFGSAMVIPALFFALFGLVVGLSSVFLIGAGPGAWRDLWWMLGEGGWTIFRQMPLLFAATLPISLVKKASSRACVESLLAFLLFNYFIAAILSLYGQTFGIDYSVEPGGTSGLTMLANIKTLDTSIFGAIIVSCIIIYLHNRYFDIKVSPYLQIFSGSNFIVALSFLTMLPLALIFCIVWPKMQMGIAGLQEMMAYSGAFGVWLYTFLERVLIPFGFHHFIYQPFIFGPAVVDEGILKHWAEHIQEFSQSTIPLKELFPGGGFALHGNSKVFGVFGLSLAMYYSAKKDKRKALKGLLIPAALTSMINGITEPIEFTFLFAAPMLFILHSVLAGLMSAIMYSFGLVGNMGTGLIDFFLLNWIPMWRNHPEPYIAQLIIGSIFTVIYFFSFKYLILKFNFKTPGRWDDDTPVKLHTRKDYIGDQFRHQALSIIHMLGGKANIEDLSNCATRLRVTVKDVNKVHPDESFKKYGVKGIFKTDNYFQIVIGLDVPILREEMESILEDVKEEV
- a CDS encoding 6-phospho-alpha-glucosidase, with the translated sequence MKKKFNIVIAGGGSTFTPGIVLMLLDHLDEFPISNIKLYDIDSERQAIVGNACKILIKERYPDVKFSYTTDPKEAFIDVDFVMAHIRVGKYEMRELDETIPLRHGVVGQETCGPGGIAYGMRSIGGVLELVDYMEKYSPHAWMLNYSNPAAIVAEATRLLRPNSKILNICDMPVGIENRFIDILRLKSRKELIVRYYGLNHFGWWTEVKHVNGDNLMPRLVEHVKTHGYLSGREAESGQHIDASWTSTFGKAKDVAALDPSTLPNTYLKYYLYSDYELEHTDPKKTRVREVKEGREAKVFGECKRIAKNNTAVDTTIEIDEHASYIVDLARAIAFNTGERMLLIVENNGSIENFDPTAMVEVPCIVGSNGPERICMGKIPQFQKGLMEQQVAAEKLTVEAWVEKSYLKLWQALTMSKMVPSASVAKAILDDLIMANRDYWPELK
- a CDS encoding DNA-3-methyladenine glycosylase, coding for MDREFFIQDAVVLAKSLLGHFLIRKIDNREIITKIVETEAYMGVIDRACHAYGGRITNRTSAMYNIGGYAYIYMIYGMYYMLNVVASNENNPHAVLIRGIEPLSPLVKTDKKITNGPGKLTKFLNIDLRFNKVDLINNSELFLKNGISFDFEISCSKRININYAGEEYANKLWRFYIKGNRFVSKY
- a CDS encoding adenylosuccinate synthase, giving the protein MSIYAVIGTQWGDEGKGKIIDFLSEKANYVVRFNGGNNAGHTIVANNKKFIFHLLPSGVLQGSKCVIGPGVVIDPLVLIEELKILRQNNIQIEIFISDKTHIIMPYHIKIDELSEQKKDSRKIGTTKRGIGPCYSDKINRTGIRAVDLLDMEIFEKKLKINLDEKNAIIEKIYNDQPFSYTDILKQYNEYISILKPLITNTGEILKHAMDAEETILIEGAQGTMLDVEHGTFPFVTSSSTLIAAAAGCEIPISKIKHKIGIIKSFSSRVGAGPFVSEILDPIGDKIREQGKEYGSTTGRPRRIGWLDLLTIKKSVTLNELNHLALTKLDILNDIKELKICTAYEFQGKIYDYIPTSCEILEKAKPIYKTFKGFKKDISTISCYEDLPIEAREYIEFIERAVGVQISIISLGEERRKTIFRNKEWINI
- a CDS encoding Cof-type HAD-IIB family hydrolase produces the protein MNSNYKKYKMLVFDLDGTLLNSRHAITPLTLKVLLRLKNDFHIMIATGRRLDEIKDVLSQLKEIEIDKSYIITANGAEVFFKSNLILSHKMDYSLVREILRVERGEIDINLYTLKGWYSDREIRSPIMNHFIENLGIKPIITDLFDLQMDSFSKIVYYSQNFTILENFRNTIIEKKFKDISIFFSAKDLLEITHADTSKYNAVKNVALFKCVALCDILAFGDNGNDYEMLKNVGKGVVMKNANEFVRTNLPNNEVTKFDNDKDGVAKFLIEFFNLDIDVS
- the purB gene encoding adenylosuccinate lyase, which produces MDQYINPLNSRYSSKEMLYIFSPKFKYTTWRKLWYNLALTQQELGIDISKEQLNKLFKHIENIDLNLVEKYEKKFKHEVMAHLYAYADLIGDDARKILHLGVTSAYLMDNTDLIQIKEALLLIKNNLTKLIKTLKEFSIKHKDLATLAYTHLQEAQLTTLGKRSSLWLQSLIFDFEELEFILSNMCFRGVKGTVGSQSSFSELFSSNFKKVKDLDINLAKKMGFDKVYKITSQTYDRKFDSSILNFLSNLSQSAHKITNDIRFMQHLKEIEEHFEEEQIGSSAMPYKRNPIYSERVASLAKFIMSLQASGGFIAATQWLERTLDDSACKRLNTPQAFLAADAILILLNKIFNNIRVNEKIIETHVKIEMPFILTEDILMKATKNGGDRQILHEKIRIYSMQVRESLYSGITANNLIKLILDDASFRLTPKDIEEVLNPNANIGFAPCQVEDFIKEMVNPILKET
- the hpt gene encoding hypoxanthine phosphoribosyltransferase; the encoded protein is MSKKIIIKVLKVARSELNINLMNDEISTLFTEEKIKSKIKELALKIRNDYQAKNNVVFISILKGSFMFFADIIREIGLNVAIDFLQASSYGSGAYSSLKVSIKKDIDINIENSYVIIFDDIIDTGLTYKKIIKHLKTKNPREIKTCALFNKPSKRLTELKVDYVGFDIDDHFVVGYGIDFNENHRTLKDVAKINK